Proteins encoded within one genomic window of Polaribacter sp. NJDZ03:
- a CDS encoding DUF3127 domain-containing protein, whose amino-acid sequence MEVIGKVKLIGDVQTFGSNGFQKRELVVTTDDQYPQMINIEFQQDKTDLLNNYKVGQDVKVSINLRGREWINPQGEAKYFNSIVGWRIENLSQASAGGNLPPVDQFEPASKVTDEEPDDLPF is encoded by the coding sequence ATGGAAGTTATTGGTAAAGTAAAATTAATTGGAGACGTTCAAACATTTGGATCAAACGGATTTCAAAAAAGAGAATTAGTGGTTACAACAGATGATCAATATCCGCAAATGATTAATATCGAGTTTCAACAAGATAAAACTGATTTATTAAACAATTACAAAGTTGGGCAAGATGTAAAAGTATCTATCAATTTAAGAGGTAGAGAGTGGATTAACCCACAAGGTGAAGCTAAATATTTTAACTCAATAGTTGGGTGGAGAATAGAAAACTTATCTCAAGCATCTGCAGGTGGTAATTTGCCTCCAGTAGATCAATTTGAGCCTGCATCTAAAGTTACAGATGAAGAGCCAGACGATTTACCGTTTTAA
- a CDS encoding flavin reductase family protein, protein MLSINPKEISTQKLHRYLLGAIAPRPIAFASTVDADGNPNLSPFSFFNIFGANPPILIFSPARRVKNNTTKHTLENVLATKEVVINVVNYAMVQQMSLSSTEYPQGVNEFEKAGFTMLPSDLIKPFRVAESPVQLECKVNDVIFTGDEGGAGNLIICEVVKVHISEDVLGDDGSIDQHKIDLVARAGGNFYTRAKDGFFEIPKPITTLGIGVDKIPLEIRNSNVLTGNNLGMLGNVEQLPTEADVNNFKKDHLEFIGLETTKKHTFAQEYLKKNDVESAWKVLLLN, encoded by the coding sequence ATGCTATCCATCAATCCAAAAGAGATTTCTACCCAAAAATTACATCGTTATTTATTAGGCGCCATTGCTCCAAGACCTATTGCTTTTGCTAGTACGGTTGATGCAGATGGAAACCCTAATTTATCCCCTTTTAGTTTTTTTAATATTTTTGGAGCAAATCCACCCATATTAATTTTTTCTCCTGCTAGAAGGGTAAAAAATAACACTACAAAACACACGTTAGAGAATGTATTGGCTACCAAAGAAGTGGTTATAAATGTGGTAAATTATGCCATGGTACAGCAAATGTCTTTAAGTAGTACAGAATATCCGCAAGGTGTAAATGAGTTTGAAAAAGCAGGGTTTACCATGTTGCCTTCAGATCTTATAAAACCATTTAGAGTAGCAGAATCTCCAGTGCAATTAGAGTGCAAAGTAAATGATGTTATTTTTACGGGTGATGAAGGTGGAGCTGGAAATTTAATAATTTGCGAGGTGGTAAAAGTACATATTTCTGAAGACGTTTTAGGAGATGACGGAAGCATAGATCAGCATAAAATAGACTTGGTGGCAAGAGCAGGAGGTAATTTTTACACAAGGGCTAAAGATGGTTTTTTTGAGATACCAAAACCAATTACTACTTTGGGCATTGGAGTTGATAAAATACCTTTAGAAATAAGAAATAGCAACGTGTTAACGGGTAATAATTTAGGCATGCTGGGCAATGTAGAACAATTGCCAACAGAAGCAGATGTTAATAACTTTAAGAAAGATCATTTAGAGTTTATTGGACTAGAAACCACAAAAAAACATACATTTGCCCAAGAGTATTTAAAAAAGAATGATGTAGAAAGTGCTTGGAAAGTACTTTTATTAAATTAG
- a CDS encoding HAMP domain-containing sensor histidine kinase encodes MNIFSNTLLFKRITILVSFIIVSLILWNTYTFFQKFKHEERIKMEILATAQKEIASDTNLDANVDLPLKIIENNNNIPMILVNDKGEIEYFQNLDSVKALNPKYLEKQLIEMKAENQPIEVSYKGKNKQFIYYRNSDLLNRLTYYPIALILILFLFVSVIYMFYSSNKVAETNKLWTGMAKETAHQIGTPLSSLLGWIAILKMEKVDDKYVEEIQKDVSRLNTIANRFSKIGSTPELEKENVVAITKQAFDYLESRSSKQISFSFTTSDTEIYTNLNTELFGWVIENLIKNAIDAMLGKGQLDLNIENTPKKVKITVSDTGKGMPKKLFKQIFKPGFTTKKRGWGLGLSLSKRIVSDYHKGKIFVQKSEIGKGTTFEISLNKI; translated from the coding sequence ATGAACATTTTTTCTAATACCCTTTTATTTAAACGAATTACCATACTTGTTTCGTTTATTATTGTTTCTTTAATTTTATGGAACACCTACACTTTCTTTCAGAAATTTAAGCATGAAGAGCGTATAAAAATGGAAATTTTAGCAACTGCTCAAAAAGAAATTGCTAGCGACACCAACTTAGATGCTAATGTAGATTTGCCTTTAAAAATTATTGAGAATAACAACAATATTCCCATGATTCTGGTAAATGATAAAGGAGAAATAGAATATTTTCAGAATCTTGATTCTGTAAAAGCCTTAAACCCTAAATATCTAGAAAAGCAACTGATAGAAATGAAGGCAGAAAACCAACCGATTGAGGTTAGTTATAAAGGAAAAAATAAACAGTTTATTTATTATCGAAATTCAGATTTATTAAACAGATTAACGTATTATCCTATTGCGTTAATTTTAATTTTATTTCTATTTGTAAGTGTTATTTATATGTTTTACAGCTCTAATAAAGTTGCGGAAACCAATAAACTTTGGACAGGTATGGCTAAGGAAACAGCGCATCAAATTGGTACACCTTTGTCTTCTCTTTTAGGATGGATTGCCATTTTAAAAATGGAAAAAGTAGATGATAAATATGTAGAAGAAATACAAAAAGATGTTAGCAGGTTAAACACTATTGCCAATCGTTTTTCTAAAATTGGCTCTACGCCAGAACTTGAAAAAGAAAATGTGGTTGCTATTACAAAACAAGCTTTCGATTATTTAGAGTCTAGAAGTTCTAAGCAAATTTCTTTCTCTTTTACAACTTCAGACACCGAGATCTACACCAATTTAAACACAGAATTATTTGGTTGGGTTATAGAAAACCTCATCAAAAATGCTATTGATGCTATGTTGGGTAAAGGTCAATTAGATCTAAACATAGAGAATACACCCAAGAAAGTAAAAATTACAGTTTCAGACACCGGAAAAGGAATGCCTAAAAAACTATTTAAACAGATTTTTAAACCTGGTTTTACTACTAAAAAACGTGGTTGGGGCTTAGGTTTATCACTATCTAAACGTATTGTTTCTGATTATCATAAAGGAAAAATATTTGTGCAAAAATCTGAAATTGGAAAAGGAACTACTTTTGAGATTTCACTGAATAAAATTTAG